Proteins encoded in a region of the bacterium genome:
- a CDS encoding HAMP domain-containing histidine kinase — MQRTAASYGYLVLLATSLAVINVFARDYDISHADPAAEVVYLCLAAALLNIPQVRIERGRLSLLGIALWAAALLLNPLNATIVGLASSASLLRRGTFPIAANGVFSAALSCVGAIVGAELRIGTVLSLGPRLLVVATCIAINMLLVLIGLRIRSGERIRNMLRQNSSAPFYLAFAYSGLAALLISYVLDGSPLGYLLATIVCVLALALTDTISGRRVRRVLESELSDADRHLFHSRAVEGVVHNLRNHVATAVGYLKEIDPRRLDPVDRESIETATAAANDAVAVLRSLAQGATPRVSYASEPVDLNELVTRALGMSRPRARTKEVQLAVRETPEDVRVRADPLLMREVITNLVNNAIDAVAVGGHVELSAGRRGNGWPYLSVADDGPGVPDDRRHRLFAPHFTTKEGGTGLGLFMSYGIVHEHQGDLLYEGSRRGAVFTVTLPPFGGRQPHGARTS; from the coding sequence ATGCAGCGCACGGCCGCCTCGTACGGATATCTGGTATTGCTCGCCACTTCACTTGCTGTCATAAATGTGTTCGCTCGCGACTACGACATTTCCCATGCAGATCCCGCTGCCGAAGTCGTCTACCTTTGCCTGGCTGCAGCACTTCTGAACATTCCACAGGTGCGCATCGAACGCGGACGCCTGAGCCTACTTGGTATTGCTCTGTGGGCTGCGGCCCTACTGCTGAACCCACTCAATGCAACGATCGTCGGCCTCGCATCGTCCGCTTCGCTGCTTCGGCGCGGTACGTTTCCAATAGCTGCCAATGGCGTCTTCTCCGCCGCTTTGAGTTGTGTCGGCGCGATCGTGGGCGCGGAGTTGCGGATTGGAACTGTGCTGTCGCTTGGCCCGCGGCTCTTGGTAGTGGCGACATGTATCGCCATCAACATGTTGTTGGTGTTGATCGGCTTACGGATTCGCTCAGGCGAACGCATTAGGAACATGCTTCGGCAGAATTCCAGCGCTCCCTTCTACCTCGCCTTCGCCTACTCCGGGCTGGCAGCACTGCTCATCAGTTACGTCCTCGATGGGTCTCCGCTCGGCTACCTGCTCGCGACCATCGTCTGCGTCCTCGCGCTCGCCCTTACCGACACCATTTCAGGCCGGCGCGTTCGTCGAGTCCTGGAGTCCGAGCTCTCCGACGCCGACCGCCACCTCTTCCACAGCCGCGCCGTCGAGGGCGTCGTCCACAACCTGCGCAACCACGTGGCGACCGCCGTCGGCTACCTGAAGGAGATCGATCCGCGCCGGCTCGACCCGGTCGACCGTGAAAGCATCGAAACCGCGACTGCAGCCGCCAACGACGCGGTCGCCGTGCTCCGCAGCCTCGCGCAGGGCGCCACGCCTCGCGTCAGCTACGCCTCCGAGCCCGTCGACCTGAACGAGCTGGTGACCCGCGCGCTCGGCATGTCTCGCCCACGGGCGCGAACCAAAGAGGTTCAGCTGGCCGTGCGTGAGACGCCGGAGGACGTCAGGGTTCGTGCCGACCCGCTGCTGATGCGCGAGGTCATCACCAACCTGGTCAACAACGCCATCGACGCGGTCGCTGTGGGCGGACACGTCGAGCTCAGCGCCGGCCGTCGGGGCAACGGGTGGCCGTACCTCAGCGTCGCCGACGACGGACCAGGCGTCCCAGATGACCGCCGGCATCGTCTCTTCGCGCCCCACTTCACCACCAAAGAGGGCGGCACCGGGCTCGGCTTGTTCATGTCCTATGGCATCGTCCACGAGCATCAAGGGGACCTCTTGTACGAAGGGAGCCGGCGTGGAGCAGTCTTCACCGTCACCCTTCCTCCATTCGGCGGCAGGCAACCTCACGGGGCCCGCACGTCGTGA